The Oncorhynchus tshawytscha isolate Ot180627B linkage group LG08, Otsh_v2.0, whole genome shotgun sequence genome window below encodes:
- the LOC112256639 gene encoding centrosomal protein of 170 kDa protein B isoform X1, giving the protein MSVTSWFLVSSSGTRHRLPPEMIFVGREECELMLQSRSVDKQHAVLNYDPATDEHMVKDLGSLNGTFVNDLRIPDQTYITLKLADVIRFGYDSHVYILERSQHKVPEEALKHEKYTSQLQMSMKALEARKREKERQHAEERTRDSFRSKQEKAEGKAALAAVASEAPVSRPTPLYGQPSWWGEDDAEHCEGQQPDEDPAENTNESYRQEVNGSLSDSQARPIYSHHREPSYFEIPTKEFQQRELQEVPTKDTDPPAVPVLPPAPTPTPPVVQSHASFTIEFDECMPGKIKIKDHVTKFSFRQQRKLLNKEAVTAPTEVMSAESKVADWLDQSDVRLVQRWSRTEDIFSTNSDLPIYNKASTGHHHEDGTRGNSEDSVVNGKQVIQSKPPRPFTPPDSEDLLSSSPPETHSPPQSQGKEDPQQAFVIEFFDDNPRKKRSQTFTNNTVQPDSPALRNKLEKKLSPSSPTQQYTIPLKGPGSGGPQRAGSLRREKTEDRINTSFSSQSSSIQPRPFRSVGRRSKLAQDFTAEFLRESRQETRPSMNTTWERKTSPVSPTISPPPTEMAAVPNSHHTPPSPPQPPVPYLTQTSTVNQPVSLKAPLISLVNHTLEAARSLEAAQSLEAARILEVRSPRSLGNEEDDALSEAGTYTIETEVQDEEVVEARSKIDQVFGVVEGPEQPSHATAAAYKPVKAQDREERRESSSVDLRPAPGQGQNQLQVSGGSKWVSRWASLADSYTDSGPSGLFDIPSQIELSGGVGGRTGYQAMLSRNVKSVESEGQSSRTRRILPQAPLVEKNETPTPSILVHQDTYSTYDVREKSSRALCPQEGLHNLSVQDDLDPDSLSDASKSDDGSIVDQRTTPTPDMTDKSSSPSREEERPRLTPKSTSFYIDSEERGSRPNTPRTERKLPPPPNTPQFSTATLTKQRGGQDSQKTVKPNSSAPKLDYQGRVSPQPKEISVSLVRQESFTKDQPGDAAQVTRLPYISSQPAQNDPDPAGVFQGICSQDTHSYLKETEDALAALEAKLQAQTDVVPCPIDDTLSGESDMDSASTASQRSNQTTPKTRSKKPSITCGLQRERSSASSFTQEPSRQPSAHNRLSEKQRSQGEDSRDSKPEPGRRLGMRRSVSKHGSMDLSDDTQGSSLPYWPDTISSDQEGYRPTARKKYTTPLQKEESSKSSKVSQALSRSNSMYAPRPTRASMLRRARLGEASDNEGTETDRISQEASGTTKASQDSKKQLSRLDMLALPRKRTSSFTTPSDTESSAPRTGFSNRSTESNSGSGRKASVARPSSKPVLGRASGAPCKPITRGRSSSAKYTSSTASSRRRQKGSDYTSTSEEEYDSGNQITPKHKRSQTPSASRSQPLIPPRPKARSRDSDQESHEGDAYQNWSSHSAEIAKLSQDLAKDLAILAREIHDVAGDTDPQSSSGVEANTPASTMTTQDELVHPIPEAGVNYQRAPPGSPAAGDPDQTMMNEQEHNSKHRGWNQEEVVVDDLMLNPVSQISLAIRENTEQLAEKIKVLFHNKQDIWEEIEAKINAENDIPVLKGSNKEITSILKELRRVQRQLEVINTIIEPSGNLEPAKTSTPISPSSASVRPSRAPSRDWRSLGSQQGEGGVSSSSSRSSESVRRSAMASEAESYVV; this is encoded by the exons tggccAGCGAGGCTCCAGTGTCCAGACCCACTCCTCTGTATGGGCAGCCGTCGTGGTGGGGGGAGGATGATGCTGAACACTGTGAAGGACAGCAGCCAGACGAGGACCCTGCAG AGAATACTAACGAGAGCTACAGACAGGAGGTCAACGGCTCCCTGTCAGACAGCCAGGCCAGGCCCATCTACTCGCACCACAGGGAGCCCAGCTACTTTGAGATCCCCACCAAGGAGTTCCAGCAGCGGGAGCTCCAGGAGGTTCCCACTAAGGACACTGACCCCCCTGCTGTCCCTGTTCTCCCCCCAGcccccacccccacacccccTGTGGTGCAGAGCCACGCCTCCTTCACCATCGAGTTTGATGAATGCATGCCGGGTAAAATCAAGATCAAAGACCATGTGACCAAGTTCTCTTTCCGCCAGCAACGCAAGCTCCTGAATAAGGAGGCGGTCACCGCACCCACGGAGGTGATGTCAGCAGAGAGCAAGGTGGCTGATTGGCTGGACCAAAGCGATGTGCGCTTGGTGCAGAGGTGGTCTCGGACAGAGGACATTTTCAGCACCAACAGTGACCTGCCCATCTACAACAAGGCTTCCACAG GCCATCACCATGAGGATGGGACTCGGGGCAACTCTGAGGATTCTGTTGTGAACGGGAAGCAGGTTATCCAGTCAAAGCCCCCTAGACCCTTCACACCCCCTGACTCAGAGGACCTTCTGTCCAGCTCCCCTCCAGAGACTCACTCCCCTCCTCAGAGCCAGGGCAAAGAAGACCCCCAGCAGGCCTTCGTCATCGAGTTCTTTGATGACAATCCACGCAAGAAGCGTTCACAGACCTTCACCAACAACACAGTCCAGCCCGACAGCCCGGCCCTTAGGAACAAGCTGGAAAAGAAGTTGAGCCCCAGCTCCCCCACCCAGCAGTATACCATACCCCTGAAGGGCCCGGGCTCTGGAGGCCCCCAGAGGGCCGGCTCCCTGAGGCGGGAGAAGACAGAGGATCGGATCAATACTAGCTTCTCTTCCCAAtcctcctccatacagcccaggcCCTTTAGAAGTGTGGGCCGGAGGTCTAAACTGGCCCAGGACTTCACTGCTGAGTTCCTGAGGGAGTCCAGACAGGAGACTAGACCGAGCATGAACACAACCTGGGAGAGGAAGACTTCACCTGTGTCTCCTACCATCAGCCCACCACCAACAGAAATGGCAGCAGTGCCCAACTCCCACCATACCCCACCAAGCCCCCCTCAGCCCCCTGTCCCATATCTGACTCAGACCTCCACCGTCAACCAGCCTGTGTCCCTGAAAGCCCCTCTAATATCCCTGGTCAACCACACCCTGGAGGCCGCACGGAGCCTGGAGGCCGCACAGAGCCTGGAGGCCGCACGGATCCTGGAGGTTAGAAGCCCCAGAAGCTTGGGGAATGAGGAGGACGATGCCTTGAGTGAAGCAGGCACCTACACCATCGAGACAGAGGTCCAGGATGAAGAGGTGGTGGAGGCACGCAGCAAGATAGACCAG GTGTTTGGGGTTGTTGAGGGGCCAGAGCAGCCCAGCCACGCTACAGCAGCAGCATATAAGCCTGTTAAGGCTCAGGACAGGGAGGAGCGTAGGGAGAGTAGCTCTGTGGATCTAAGGCCAGCTCCAGGGCAGGGACAGAATCAGCTGCAG GTGTCTGGTGGTTCTAAGTGGGTGTCTCGCTGGGCCAGCCTGGCAGACAGCTACACAGACTCTGGCCCCTCAGGCCTCTTCGACATCCCCTCACAGATTGAGCTGTCAGGAGGAG TTGGTGGGAGGACCGGCTATCAGGCGATGCTCAGTCGCAACGTCAAAAGTGTGGAATCAGAAGGCCAGAGTTCCAGAACACGGCGGATTCTGCCTCAGGCACCGTTGGTGGAGAAGAATGAGACTCCAACTCCCAGCATTCTTGTCCATCAGGACACTTACTCTACCTATGATGTCAGAGAGAAGAGCTCCAGAGCGCTCTGTCCACAGGAGGGACTCCACAACCTGTCTGTTCAGGATGACCTAGACCCAGACAGCCTGAGTGATGCCAGTAAGTCAGACGACGGCTCCATCGTAGACCAGAGGACGACGCCCACACCAGATATGACAGACAAGAGTTCATCTccgagcagagaagaggagaggcccaGACTCACACCCAAGTCTACATCATTCTACATCGACTCTGAGGAGCGGGGATCCAGACCCAATACGCCCAGGACTGAGAGAAAACTACCACCTCCTCCTAATACACCACAGTTCTCCACAGCCACCCTGACCAAACAACGGGGTGGACAGGACTCACAGAAGACTGTGAAGCCCAACTCGTCAGCTCCCAAGCTGGACTACCAGGGTAGAGTCAGCCCTCAGCCCAAGGAGATCTCAGTGTCTCTGGTCAGGCAGGAGAGCTTCACTAAGGACCAGCCAGGTGATGCTGCACAGGTCACCAGACTCCCCTACATCTCCAGCCAGCCTGCTCAGAATGACCCAGACCCTGCTGGGGTGTTCCAGGGTATCTGCAGCCAGGACACCCACTCCTACCTCAAGGAGACTGAGGACGCTCTGGCTGCCCTGGAGGCCAAGCTCCAGGCCCAGACTGATGTAGTTCCCTGCCCCATAGATGACACTCTGTCTGGGGAGTCTGACATGGACTCAGCCAGCACTGCCAGCCAGCGCAGCAACCAGACTACACCCAAGACCAGATCTAAGAAGCCCTCTATCACCTGTGGCCTTCAGAGGGAGAGGTCCTCTGCCAGCTCCTTCACCCAGGAGCCCAGTCGCCAGCCGTCAGCCCATAATCGCCTGTCAGAAAAGCAGCGGTCTCAGGGAGAAGATAGCAGAGATAGTAAGCCTGAACCAGGCAGGAGGCTGGGGATGAGACGCAGTGTGAGCAAACATGGCTCCATGGACCTTAGCGATGACACCCAGGGCTCCAGCTTACCCTACTGGCCTGATACCATTTCCTCAGACCAGGAGGGCTACCGGCCCACTGCACGCAAGAAGTACACCACCCCCCTGCAGAAGGAGGAGTCTTCTAAGTCCTCCAAAGTGTCCCAGGCCCTGAGCCGCTCCAACAGCATGTATGCCCCAAGGCCTACTAGAGCCTCCATGCTTCGTCGGGCTCGCCTGGGCGAGGCGTCCGACAACGAGGGCACAGAGACGGACAGGATCTCCCAGGAGGCCAGTGGGACCACCAAAGCCTCCCAGGACAGTAAGAAGCAGCTCTCCAGGCTGGACATGCTGGCTCTGCCCCGGAAGAGGACCAGCTCCTTCACCACTCCCAGTGATACAGAGTCCTCCGCACCCAGGACAGGCTTCTCCAACCGCAGCACAGAGTCCAACAGCGGCTCTGGGCGCAAGGCCTCCGTCGCCAGACCCAGCTCTAAGCCTGTGCTAGGCAGGGCCTCTGGAGCTCCCTGCAAGCCCATCACCCGCGGCCGCTCCAGCAGCGCCAAATACACCAGCAGCACAGCCA GCTCCAGACGACGGCAGAAAGGCTCTGACTATACCTCCACCTCGGAGGAGGAGTATGACTCTGGTAACCAGATCACCCCTAAACACAAACGCTCCCAGACCCCCTCAGCCTCCCGCTCCCAGCCCCTCATCCCCCCGCGCCCCAAAGCCCGCTCAAGAGACTCGGACCAGGAGAGTCACGAGGGAGACGCCTACCAGAACTGGTCCTCCCACAGTGCTGAGATAGCAAA ACTGAGTCAGGACCTGGCTAAAGATCTGGCCATCCTGGCCAGGGAGATCCATGACGTGGCTGGTGATACTGATCCTCAGAGCTCTTCTGGAGTGGAGGCCAACACACCTGCCTCTACCATGACCACCCAGGATGAG TTGGTCCATCCTATTCCTGAGGCTGGTGTGAACTACCAGAGAGCTCCCCCTGGTTCACCTGCTGCCGGGGACCCCGACCAGACCATGATGAATGAGCAGGAACACAACTCTAAGCACAGAGGATGGAACCAGGAAGAG gttgttgTTGATGACCTTATGCTGAATCCAGTGTCCCAGATCTCTCTGGCTATTCGAGAAAACACAGAGCAACTAGCTGAGAAAATAAA GGTACTATTCCACAACAAACAGGACATTTGGGAGGAGATTGAAGCAAAGATCAATGCTGAAAATGACATCCCTGTCCTGAAAGGCTCAAACAAG GAAATCACATCTATTCTCAAAGAGCTCAGAAGAGTTCAGAGACAACTTGAAG tcatcaacaccatcattgaaCCGAGTGGGAACCTTGAGCCAGCCAAAACCTCCACTCCTATCTCCCCCTCCTCAGCCAGTGTAAGGCCATCCAGGGCCCCTTCGAGAGACTGGAGATCATTAGGTTCCCAGCAGGGTGAGGGTGGGGTCTCCTCTTCCAGCTCCAGGTCCAGTGAGAGTGTCAGGAGATCAGCTATGGCCTCAGAGGCAGAGAGCTATGTGGTCTGA
- the LOC112256637 gene encoding 5'-3' exonuclease PLD4 isoform X1 yields MSYFLVSYQCLWIRGRNKSLVVDNTCFILMPGTLVPEMSSPYKTLHDSYVPNRRGSKRLVSIAVVVGCLTALGVLLSFSILDKCTEEEHFQNDKLFQETRTDQNNISDEQSRIILVESIPLYMKYDDNATFGTPVDKAWRDLLSMATNQVDVVSFYWTLTGDDINMNSSTDLPGKDILEQLGALPSRNVSVRVVTSIPSMLTNSTDLQVLRQKGVQVRKVHFGHLTGGVLHSKFWIVDRRHIFLGSANMDWRALTQVKELGVVIYNCSSLAEDLQKIFESYWVMGHLNSSIPDPWPSKYDTAINKEHPLLLKADNVSSQIYITGSPPSFCPTSRTQDLNAILSVISGAQHFIDVAVMEYFPTTRFIHPQRYWPAIDDALKRAAFERNVKVRLLVSCGRDSDPAMLPFLQSLASLNYPAHNISIQVKLSIVPVGNQSEIPYSRVNHNKYMVTDRVAYIGTSNWSADYFNTTAGVGLVVSQHTPNWPWGTQALQGQLRAVFDRDWHSQFTVCFADLGHHPDCALSKG; encoded by the exons ATGTCATACTTCTTAGTTTCATATCAGTGTCTGTGGATTAGAGGAAGAAACAAATCCCTTGTAGTAGACAACACCTGCTTTATTCT GATGCCAGGAACATTAGTGCCAGAGATGTCCTCTCCTTACAAGACTTTGCATGATAGCTATGTTCCCAACCGAAGG GGCTCAAAACGGCTTGTGTCTATAGCTGTGGTTGTGGGATGTTTGACTGCTTTGGGTGTACTGCTCTCCTTTTCTATATTGGACAAGTGCACAGAAGAAGAGCATTTCCAAAATGACAAGCTCTTCCAAGAAACAAGAACAGATCAAAATAACATTTCTGATGAGCAAAGCCG AATTATCCTTGTGGAGAGCATTCCCCTGTATATGAAATATGACGACAATGCAACCTTTGGGACCCCAGTGGACAAGGCCTGGAGAGATCTCCTGTCCATGGCAACTAACCAAGTCGATGTGGTTTCCTTCTACTGGACTCTTACCGGTGATGACATCAATATGAACTCTTCCACTGACTTACCT GGAAAGGACATACTGGAGCAGCTTGGAGCTTTGCCTTCCAGAAACGTATCAGTGAGGGTTGTGACGAGTATTCCCTCTATGCTGACAAACTCCACAGATCTACAAGTTCTGAGACAGAAAG GAGTCCAAGTAAGAAAGGTGCACTTTGGGCATTTGACTGGGGGTGTACTCCACAGCAAGTTCTGGATTGTTGATAGGAGACACATATTCCTAGGAAGTGCCAACATGGATTGGAGGGCTCTTACACAG GTTAAGGAACTGGGAGTGGTGATCTACAACTGCTCCAGTCTGGCTGAAGACCTCCAAAAGATATTTGAGTCCTACTGGGTGATGGGTCATCTCAACAGCTCCATCCCAGACCCTTGGCCCTCCAAATATGACACTGCCATCAACAAAGAGCATCCCTTGCTGCTGAAGGCTGATAATGTTTCAAGCCAAATCTACATTACA ggttctcctccctctttctgcccaACATCTCGGACTCAGGACCTGAATGCCATCCTCTCAGTGATATCAGGGGCGCAGCACTTCATTGATGTGGCAGTCATGGAGTATTTTCCCACCACACGCTTCATACACCCTCAAAG GTACTGGCCGGCCATTGATGATGCATTAAAGAGAGCTGCTTTTGAGCGGAATGTTAAGGTCCGTCTGCTGGTCAGCTGTGGACGTGATTCTGATCCAGCCATGCTACCTTTCCTTCAGTCTCTAGCCTCCCTGAATTACCCTGCCCATAACATCAGCATTCAAGTG AAACTGTCCATTGTGCCAGTAGGGAACCAGTCAGAGATTCCCTACTCCAGAGTAAACCATAATAAATACATGGTGACTGATAGAGTGGCATATATTG GGACGTCTAACTGGTCTGCTGACTACTTCAACACCACAGCTGGAGTGGGGCTGGTGGTTTCCCAACACACACCAAACTGGCCCTGGGGGACCCAGGCTCTGCAGGGGCAGCTCAGAGCAGTTTTTGACAGGGACTGGCACTCTCAATTTACTGTATGTTTTGCTGACTTGGGCCATCACCCTGATTGTGCACTCTCAAAAGGATAG
- the LOC112256637 gene encoding 5'-3' exonuclease PLD4 isoform X2, with product MPGTLVPEMSSPYKTLHDSYVPNRRGSKRLVSIAVVVGCLTALGVLLSFSILDKCTEEEHFQNDKLFQETRTDQNNISDEQSRIILVESIPLYMKYDDNATFGTPVDKAWRDLLSMATNQVDVVSFYWTLTGDDINMNSSTDLPGKDILEQLGALPSRNVSVRVVTSIPSMLTNSTDLQVLRQKGVQVRKVHFGHLTGGVLHSKFWIVDRRHIFLGSANMDWRALTQVKELGVVIYNCSSLAEDLQKIFESYWVMGHLNSSIPDPWPSKYDTAINKEHPLLLKADNVSSQIYITGSPPSFCPTSRTQDLNAILSVISGAQHFIDVAVMEYFPTTRFIHPQRYWPAIDDALKRAAFERNVKVRLLVSCGRDSDPAMLPFLQSLASLNYPAHNISIQVKLSIVPVGNQSEIPYSRVNHNKYMVTDRVAYIGTSNWSADYFNTTAGVGLVVSQHTPNWPWGTQALQGQLRAVFDRDWHSQFTVCFADLGHHPDCALSKG from the exons ATGCCAGGAACATTAGTGCCAGAGATGTCCTCTCCTTACAAGACTTTGCATGATAGCTATGTTCCCAACCGAAGG GGCTCAAAACGGCTTGTGTCTATAGCTGTGGTTGTGGGATGTTTGACTGCTTTGGGTGTACTGCTCTCCTTTTCTATATTGGACAAGTGCACAGAAGAAGAGCATTTCCAAAATGACAAGCTCTTCCAAGAAACAAGAACAGATCAAAATAACATTTCTGATGAGCAAAGCCG AATTATCCTTGTGGAGAGCATTCCCCTGTATATGAAATATGACGACAATGCAACCTTTGGGACCCCAGTGGACAAGGCCTGGAGAGATCTCCTGTCCATGGCAACTAACCAAGTCGATGTGGTTTCCTTCTACTGGACTCTTACCGGTGATGACATCAATATGAACTCTTCCACTGACTTACCT GGAAAGGACATACTGGAGCAGCTTGGAGCTTTGCCTTCCAGAAACGTATCAGTGAGGGTTGTGACGAGTATTCCCTCTATGCTGACAAACTCCACAGATCTACAAGTTCTGAGACAGAAAG GAGTCCAAGTAAGAAAGGTGCACTTTGGGCATTTGACTGGGGGTGTACTCCACAGCAAGTTCTGGATTGTTGATAGGAGACACATATTCCTAGGAAGTGCCAACATGGATTGGAGGGCTCTTACACAG GTTAAGGAACTGGGAGTGGTGATCTACAACTGCTCCAGTCTGGCTGAAGACCTCCAAAAGATATTTGAGTCCTACTGGGTGATGGGTCATCTCAACAGCTCCATCCCAGACCCTTGGCCCTCCAAATATGACACTGCCATCAACAAAGAGCATCCCTTGCTGCTGAAGGCTGATAATGTTTCAAGCCAAATCTACATTACA ggttctcctccctctttctgcccaACATCTCGGACTCAGGACCTGAATGCCATCCTCTCAGTGATATCAGGGGCGCAGCACTTCATTGATGTGGCAGTCATGGAGTATTTTCCCACCACACGCTTCATACACCCTCAAAG GTACTGGCCGGCCATTGATGATGCATTAAAGAGAGCTGCTTTTGAGCGGAATGTTAAGGTCCGTCTGCTGGTCAGCTGTGGACGTGATTCTGATCCAGCCATGCTACCTTTCCTTCAGTCTCTAGCCTCCCTGAATTACCCTGCCCATAACATCAGCATTCAAGTG AAACTGTCCATTGTGCCAGTAGGGAACCAGTCAGAGATTCCCTACTCCAGAGTAAACCATAATAAATACATGGTGACTGATAGAGTGGCATATATTG GGACGTCTAACTGGTCTGCTGACTACTTCAACACCACAGCTGGAGTGGGGCTGGTGGTTTCCCAACACACACCAAACTGGCCCTGGGGGACCCAGGCTCTGCAGGGGCAGCTCAGAGCAGTTTTTGACAGGGACTGGCACTCTCAATTTACTGTATGTTTTGCTGACTTGGGCCATCACCCTGATTGTGCACTCTCAAAAGGATAG
- the LOC112256638 gene encoding signal recognition particle 14 kDa protein — MVLLENDSFLTELTRLFQKCRTTGSVAITLKKYDGRTKPVPRKGHPESYEPADNKCLLRASDGKKKISTVVSTKEVIKFQMAYSNLLRAHMDGLKKKDKKSKSKKTKATQ; from the exons ATGGTACTACTTGAAAACGACTCG TTTTTGACGGAGCTGACACGGCTGTTCCAGAAATGCAGGACCACAGGCAGTGTTGCCATCACGTTAAAGAAAT ATGACGGGAGAACCAAACCAGTCCCCAGAAAAGGCCACCCAGAGAGTTATGAACCAGCAGACAACAAGTGTCTACTCAGAGCGTCAGACGGCAAGAAGAAAATCAGCACAGTG GTTAGCACCAAAGAAGTAATCAAGTTCCAGATG GCATACTCTAACCTCCTGAGAGCACATATGGACGGCCTTAAGAAGAAAGACAAGAAAAGCAAAAGCAAGAAAACCAAAGCCACCCAATGA